The Acidaminococcus fermentans DSM 20731 sequence GGGAGTTGTTTCCTTATGCAAAACAAAAAGAAGGTGTTTCTCACGGCCCTGTGCACCCTGGCGGCCTGTGTGCTGCCCCTCCTGCCTCTGGACAAGCCGGTCCAGGCCCGGCGCTATGAACGGATCGTGGTGTGCAGTGACATCCATTACGGCAGCAAAACCCGGGAACCGGAACTCCGGGCCCGGAAAATCGCAAACAAAAAAGCAGCCGTCCGGGACATCAACGGCTGGGAGGATGTGGACCTGTGCGTCTTTACCGGGGATATGGTCCAGAAAACCGGCAGCCCGGCTGACTACAAACTGGCCCGGGAACTGACGGACCGGGTGAAAAAGCCCAAGGAATTCCTGGCCGGGAACCATGAAGTCATCTATCACCGGGATCTGTCCAGCACCGGCAGGCTGGTACCGGCGGATCCTTATGAACGGGGGCTCCACCTCCAGACCTACGAGAAGACATTCGGTCCCCTGTACCATTCCCGGAAGCTGGGCCAGTACTTCCTGGTATTCCTGTCCCCGGACACCCTGGAAAGCAAATATGCCGTGGAGCTGTCCAAGGAACAGCTAGCCTGGCTGGAAAAGGAACTGAAGGACCACCGGCAGGAACCCACCCTGATCTTCTGCCATGCCCCCATCACCGGCACCCTGATCCCCGGCAGCAAACTGGATACGCCCCGGAATTACGCCCAGCCGGCCAAAAAGCTCCACCAACTGCTGACGGAAAATCCCCAGGTGCTGCTGTGGGTATCCGGCCACACCCATACATCTCCCAAGAACCCCAGTTTCAACAACCCGGTGAACAAAATCCCCGGCACGGAAATCCTGGATGTGCACAACCCCACCTGGGACGGAAAGCAGATATGGACCAATTCCCTGTATCTGTACCCGGAAAAAATCGAAATCCGCACCTACAGCCACAAAAAACACCAGTGGCTGCCCCAGATGGACCGTACGATACCGGTTCCAGGAGAAATGAGGAAGGGGGTGTGAAAAATTCACACCCCCAGTCGCGGGCCGCGAGTCATGGGTCGCGAGCCTGGACGTTGCAACCGTTTATTCTTTTTCTATAGAAGGATGAGGCAAAACCGACAGAAATCCAGAAAACCGTATTTTGGGGTTCCGCCAAGAAGCCCGCGACCAGACAGGTGGCTGTTGCACAGAACGCGTGCAGCAGCCACCTCTTCACAAATTGCTGTACACAGTCTTCTTCCCCTCTTCTTTCTCTTTTTGGAGGGAAATGAAATAATGTTCCGCATCCTCCACCAGGCTGTTGGTGAGGAGGCTCTGGAAAGCGGCTTCCTCCAGGCCTTTTCCCTGGACGGCGAACACATAGTTCCCGGTTTCCCAGCAGGCGGCAAAGAATCGGGGTCCCAGCCGGGCCATGCTGACAATCGTCTTGTTTACGGGTTGCTTATTCCATTTTACTCCATAAACTCCACTGAGAGTTTCTTTAGGCATATTGTTTTTCAATGCAGTACGGATCCGTACTTTTGTTTCTGGCTGTCCCAGCCGGACAAAGGAAAGGTCAGAAGAACGCCCGCTGATCACGGAAATCCCATCCAGGGCATAGCCGGAATCCCGGCTGAGGGTCAGAGGACAAAAGCCCAGGACCCGGGCGGCATCCTGGTAGGTGGCATAGGACACATAGGGATTGGGAACCTGATCCGGACCGGCGGCCGGAGCCGCAAAAACCGGTCCGGCTATCCCCAGGATCAGCAGGGAAGCAGATACTGCAAGAAACTGTTTCGTCTTCAGAGAGAACAATTGCAAAACCTCGTTTCTGATAAAGTCTGAAGTCAGCGCCTTCAGAAGAAGTGTAGCATGGAAATCCAGGCCGGACAAGGGGCATGGACGGGAGCCATGTCCGGATGGATGAAAAGTGAATGGAAAAAGTGAAGGGATTTGGTAAAAAAGAGGAAAGAAGAGTGGGAAGCAAGGGAAACAGGCCCTATTTTGTCAGCTGTCAACGGTCAGCGGCCAGCAGCCGATGGAAATCAATTTTTGCAAATTGATTTTGAAACAGCATGAACCGTAGGGAGCGCAGGCCGGTCGCCCCGCAAAACACATGGTCAGCTGCTGGTTGGGCGGGCGGCCGGACCTGACGCCTCTACGGAAACGATTGATATAACGGTTGCCGTTGTTCAAAGCCAGTTTTGCTGGTTTCCTTTGGCTGTTGACCGTTGACCGGACGGATTTTTTCATACGCAAAAAAGAGACTGTTGCTTTTGCAACAGCCTCTTACCTTTTAATTGGTGGGATTATGCGGATTCGAACCGTAGACCTCATCGATGTGAGCGATGCGCTCTAACCAACTGAGCTATAATCCCGATAAATTGTATTATACGCTTCTTTCCCAAATAATGCAAGGGGTTTTATAAAAAAATTCCTGCAGCCACTCCGGCCACCAAAAGCCCCGGCAGCATGTTTCCCACCCGGATCTTCAGGAGACGGGTCATGTTGATCCCCACCCCCAGGATCA is a genomic window containing:
- a CDS encoding metallophosphoesterase family protein, with product MQNKKKVFLTALCTLAACVLPLLPLDKPVQARRYERIVVCSDIHYGSKTREPELRARKIANKKAAVRDINGWEDVDLCVFTGDMVQKTGSPADYKLARELTDRVKKPKEFLAGNHEVIYHRDLSSTGRLVPADPYERGLHLQTYEKTFGPLYHSRKLGQYFLVFLSPDTLESKYAVELSKEQLAWLEKELKDHRQEPTLIFCHAPITGTLIPGSKLDTPRNYAQPAKKLHQLLTENPQVLLWVSGHTHTSPKNPSFNNPVNKIPGTEILDVHNPTWDGKQIWTNSLYLYPEKIEIRTYSHKKHQWLPQMDRTIPVPGEMRKGV